Proteins from a genomic interval of Candidatus Aquicultor sp.:
- a CDS encoding integrase core domain-containing protein, translating to FGRLKDEWADVFAAAQSESEVIKLINKALSYYNEKRRHSAIDYLAPDDFIKREFAGVSA from the coding sequence CTTTGGCAGGTTAAAGGATGAGTGGGCGGACGTGTTTGCCGCCGCTCAGAGCGAAAGTGAGGTGATTAAGCTTATCAACAAAGCGCTCTCGTACTATAATGAAAAGCGTCGGCACTCTGCAATCGATTATCTTGCGCCGGATGACTTCATCAAGCGAGAGTTTGCAGGAGTGTCAGCGTAA